A genomic segment from Anticarsia gemmatalis isolate Benzon Research Colony breed Stoneville strain chromosome 12, ilAntGemm2 primary, whole genome shotgun sequence encodes:
- the LOC142977075 gene encoding uncharacterized protein LOC142977075 isoform X5, producing the protein MDLEALVDDPSEQYAEREEFEKQYYGLVASARHLISSVRSRRTDSEVDVSCSNHTHKQNTIRLPKIDLPKFSGSYQDWLEFRDTFTSIIHKNDSIDKINKLHYLRASLKGSASLVVDNLDFRSENYDAAWKLLCDRYDNKRLLVNNHVQALFNIQPIKHESSKSLRYVIDTTNKNLRALSTLGQPVQHWDTLVIYIVTSKLDQVTNREWEEHRNTLTDPPTLNIFITFLSSRADLLETLEESRSSNSNYSTHSVGTKSKSFLTHTEDKSTQISCPLCQQNHFIFSCKDFRSLSPQDRLKKVNSYKICVNCLKSDHDVSKCKSGHCKYCSKKHNTLLHDHDTSPNIQNIVLSANHSATSRVVLLSTALVEVLDDRGNHRQARILLDNGSTANFISEGFVPEERACEQSFVDTTTRNPDGRFVVNIPLKESPDVLGDSLIMAKQRFLSLERRLSKDSHYKDLYVDFMNEYIKLGHMSICSAVVQKCRRVVEILHSAQYNLRKWQSNSPEIEHLKITNLQRFRRIEQLKQHFWTRFSNDYVLWLQERTKWRSSTGELKEGTLVVIKDKGLPPLMWLLGRIVRVLPGKDGIARVADIRTRKGVLRRAFNTICPLPVDTTSNVEDTSTGGVC; encoded by the exons ATGGACCTGGAAGCTTTAGTGGACGACCCGAGCGAGCAATATGCTGAACGCGAGGAATTCGAAAAGCAGTACTACGGTTTGGTGGCTTCTGCTCGGCACCTAATAAGCAGCGTTCGGAGTCGCCGCACGGATTCTGAGGTCGATGTTTCTTGTTCTaatcacacacacaaacaaaacactatACGCTTACCAAAAATTGATTTACCTAAATTTTCCGGCAGTTATCAGGATTGGTTAGAATTTAGGGACACTTTTACATCAATTATTCACAAAAACGATAGCATCGATAAGatcaataaattacattatttacgtGCTTCATTGAAAGGTAGTGCTTCTCTCGTAGTAGATAACCTAGACTTTAGGTCAGAAAACTATGATGCGGCCTGGAAGTTGTTGTGTGACAGGTACGACAATAAAAGACTGCTTGTTAACAATCATGTACAAGCTCTTTTCAATATACAGCCCATCAAACATGAATCAAGTAAGTCATTACGCTATGTTATCGACACTACTAATAAGAATCTCAGGGCATTGTCAACCCTAGGTCAACCGGTGCAGCATTGGGATACTcttgttatttatatagttaCCAGTAAACTCGATCAGGTGACGAACCGCGAGTGGGAAGAGCATAGGAACACACTGACAGACCCTCCaacactaaatatttttattacgtttttgaGCAGTAGAGCTGACTTGCTTGAAACTCTTGAAGAGTCAAGATCATCAAACTCTAACTATTCTACACATAGTGTTGGTAccaaaagtaaaagttttttaacacaTACTGAGGATAAATCCACACAAATATCCTGTCCTTTATGTCagcaaaatcattttatattttcatgtaaagACTTCAGAAGTCTTTCACCGCAAGATCGACTTAAGAAAGTCAATAGTTACAAAATTTGTGTGAATTGCTTAAAATCAGATCACGACGTCAGTAAGTGTAAATCAGGTCATTGCAAGTATTGTTCTAAAAAACACAACACTCTACTACATGACCATGATACTAGCCCTAATATCCAAAACATTGTACTATCAGCAAATCACTCCGCTACTTCTCGAGTTGTTCTTCTTTCCACAGCACTCGTGGAGGTACTGGACGACAGGGGAAACCACCGGCAAGCACGGATTTTATTGGACAATGGTAGTACGGCAAACTTCATCTCTGAAGGATTTGTAC CTGAGGAGCGAGCCTGTGAACAATCCTTTGTGGACACCACCACTCGCAATCCAGACGGTCGATTTGTGGTGAACATCCCGCTCAAAGAGTCTCCTGATGTACTAGGTGACTCTCTCATCATGGCTAAACAAAGATTTCTATCTCTTGAACGACGTCTTTCCAAAGATTCTCATTATAAAGATCTGTATGTAGACTTCATGAACGAGTACATCAAGTTAGGACACATGTCGATATGTTCTG CAGTGGTGCAAAAATGTCGTCGAGTCGTAGAAATTCTTCATTCTGCCCAGTACAATCTGCGGAAGTGGCAATCGAACTCCCCAGAG ATTGAGCACCTCAAGATCACGAATCTACAACGATTTCGCCGCATCGAGCAGTTGAAGCAGCATTTTTGGACACGGTTCTCTAATGATTACGTCCTATGGCTACAGGAGAGAACGAAATGGCGTAGTAGTACGGGAGAGTTGAAGGAAGGAACACTTGTCGTCATAAAGGACAAGGGCTTGCCGCCCTTGATGTGGCTTCTGGGTCGCATAGTTCGGGTGCTACCTGGCAAAGATGGCATCGCAAGGGTCGCAGACATCCGCACGCGCAAGGGAGTCCTTCGGCGGGCTTTTAACACAATTTGTCCCCTTCCAGTTGACACCACCAGCAATGTTGAAGACACTTCAACGGGGGGAGTATGTTAA